One genomic region from Leptolyngbyaceae cyanobacterium JSC-12 encodes:
- a CDS encoding nitrous oxidase accessory protein (IMG reference gene:2510097422~PFAM: Protein of unknown function (DUF1565); S-layer homology domain~TIGRFAM: parallel beta-helix repeat (two copies)): MVQSTSPATLFVNPATGNDNAAGSQAAPFKTISRALRQAKSGDRIQLAPGTYNATTGETFPLAVSGGVTVIGNEANKGNGILISGSGRFISRTFAGQNVTLVLETNAQLRGVTVTNPDTRGTGVWLESTNPVIVNCTFTNCKREGIFATGSASPAVYDNVSTRNDANGFSIARTAKGEWRRNLCQNTGFGIVISDQAAPFLAENRLIENRSGLVLGQESRPVMRANIVERNTGDGLTLVDRASADLGSGQDPGRNIFRDNKEYDINNSTANKLLSAGNQVNPARVKGLIEYLANEIPDPSPIPDPSPIPNPNPGELTDIRGHWAEGFIQGLVAKGYISGFPDGTFKPEDPITRAQYAAVISRAFELPRRQPAANFVDVPQTFWAFPFIQEANQMGFISGFPDNTFRPNQNLTRVQAIVSLIGGLGLTGGTLDVLTYYFDRAQIPSYATEKVATATQRRIVVNYPNVRQLKPMQDISRAELVALVYQALVALNQAPAIASPFIINADTSAPIFTDIQGHWAADFITGLARQNFIGGFEDGSFKPDIPINRAQYASLLVNAFNPPAKRPAIAFSDVAANFWAKSFIDRAYQAGFISGFPDGSFKPGQNILKLQVLTSLVSGLNLTGADLNALNAYDDRTAIPQYAQEQVSIATKQKLVINFPNLRQLTPNRDATRAEVAAIVYQALVRAGRSPVINSPYIVSVP; the protein is encoded by the coding sequence ATGGTTCAATCCACCTCTCCCGCCACTTTATTTGTTAACCCTGCAACTGGCAACGACAATGCTGCCGGTTCCCAGGCTGCCCCATTCAAAACCATTAGTCGGGCGTTACGACAAGCGAAATCAGGCGATCGCATCCAGCTAGCCCCCGGCACCTACAACGCCACAACCGGGGAAACCTTTCCACTCGCCGTATCAGGAGGGGTCACAGTCATTGGTAATGAAGCGAACAAAGGAAATGGAATTTTAATTTCTGGCAGTGGTCGCTTCATCAGTCGCACCTTTGCTGGACAAAACGTCACCTTGGTACTAGAAACCAACGCTCAACTTAGAGGAGTAACTGTTACCAATCCCGACACTCGCGGCACTGGAGTTTGGTTAGAATCTACGAATCCTGTCATTGTCAACTGCACCTTTACAAACTGCAAGCGCGAGGGCATCTTTGCTACGGGTAGCGCTAGTCCTGCCGTTTACGACAATGTCTCTACGAGAAATGATGCCAATGGCTTCAGTATTGCTCGCACTGCTAAAGGCGAATGGCGGCGCAACCTTTGCCAGAACACTGGGTTTGGGATTGTGATCAGTGATCAGGCTGCGCCATTTTTGGCAGAAAACCGCCTGATTGAAAACCGGAGTGGCTTGGTATTGGGGCAAGAATCTCGTCCAGTAATGCGGGCCAATATTGTAGAACGGAATACAGGTGACGGCTTGACTCTGGTCGATCGCGCCTCTGCCGATTTAGGTAGCGGGCAAGATCCAGGACGCAATATTTTCCGCGACAACAAAGAATATGACATCAATAATTCCACTGCGAACAAACTGTTATCGGCAGGCAATCAGGTCAATCCAGCTCGGGTAAAAGGATTGATTGAATATCTTGCTAACGAAATCCCTGATCCGTCTCCCATCCCCGATCCATCTCCCATTCCTAACCCTAACCCTGGAGAACTAACAGATATTCGAGGACACTGGGCAGAAGGATTCATTCAAGGATTGGTTGCAAAAGGCTATATTAGCGGTTTTCCCGATGGCACTTTCAAGCCGGAAGATCCGATTACCCGCGCCCAATATGCAGCCGTGATTTCGCGTGCATTTGAACTGCCCCGGAGACAACCTGCCGCTAATTTTGTGGATGTTCCGCAGACTTTTTGGGCGTTTCCCTTTATCCAGGAAGCAAACCAGATGGGGTTTATTTCAGGCTTTCCAGATAATACCTTCCGCCCTAATCAAAATCTGACACGGGTACAGGCGATCGTGTCGTTGATTGGCGGATTGGGCTTAACAGGCGGAACGTTGGATGTTTTGACCTATTATTTTGATCGTGCTCAAATTCCCAGCTATGCCACTGAAAAAGTAGCTACTGCAACCCAACGCCGGATTGTAGTGAATTATCCCAACGTACGCCAGCTAAAACCGATGCAGGATATCAGCCGTGCAGAGTTGGTGGCATTGGTGTATCAGGCGCTCGTAGCGCTGAATCAGGCTCCAGCGATCGCGTCCCCATTTATCATCAATGCCGATACCTCCGCGCCCATCTTTACGGATATTCAAGGACATTGGGCAGCTGATTTCATCACGGGGCTTGCTCGCCAAAACTTCATTGGCGGGTTTGAGGATGGCAGTTTCAAGCCTGATATTCCGATTAATCGTGCCCAATACGCATCGCTATTAGTGAATGCATTTAACCCACCTGCAAAACGACCAGCCATAGCCTTTTCAGATGTGGCTGCCAATTTTTGGGCAAAATCATTTATCGATCGCGCCTATCAAGCAGGATTCATTTCAGGCTTCCCAGATGGCAGCTTTAAACCAGGGCAAAATATCTTGAAACTTCAGGTCTTGACTTCCTTGGTGAGCGGGTTGAACTTAACTGGAGCTGATCTCAACGCCTTAAATGCTTATGACGATCGCACTGCTATCCCTCAATACGCACAAGAACAGGTATCAATTGCTACTAAGCAAAAATTGGTGATCAATTTTCCGAATCTGCGTCAGTTAACCCCGAACCGAGATGCGACCCGTGCTGAGGTGGCTGCAATTGTGTATCAGGCGTTGGTGAGGGCAGGGCGATCGCCGGTCATCAACTCCCCTTATATCGTCTCAGTGCCTTAG
- a CDS encoding putative endonuclease involved in recombination (IMG reference gene:2510097425~PFAM: Uncharacterised protein family (UPF0081)), producing the protein MQGEPLVSLGQPVILGFDPGRRKCGMAVMGVDRVLYYHQVIDSVSAIATLEQLRSRFPVSLMVMGNQTSSKEWKRKLDETLENPLRIVMVDERNSTLEARDRYWQMHPPSGFKKLLPQALRSIPQPIDDIVAILLIERYLEQLIH; encoded by the coding sequence ATGCAGGGTGAACCCTTGGTATCGCTTGGTCAACCCGTTATTTTAGGATTTGATCCGGGTCGTCGTAAATGCGGGATGGCAGTAATGGGAGTTGATCGAGTGTTGTACTATCATCAGGTGATTGATTCCGTTTCTGCGATCGCAACCCTTGAGCAACTTCGTTCTCGGTTCCCTGTTTCCCTGATGGTAATGGGGAACCAGACATCATCCAAAGAATGGAAGCGCAAACTAGATGAGACACTTGAGAATCCGCTACGAATCGTTATGGTTGATGAACGCAATAGTACCTTAGAAGCCCGCGATCGCTATTGGCAAATGCATCCACCAAGCGGATTTAAGAAGTTGCTTCCTCAAGCCCTCCGCAGCATTCCACAACCGATTGATGATATTGTTGCAATCTTACTGATCGAGCGCTACCTAGAGCAACTGATACACTGA
- a CDS encoding RRM domain-containing RNA-binding protein (IMG reference gene:2510097424~PFAM: RNA recognition motif. (a.k.a. RRM, RBD, or RNP domain)), with amino-acid sequence MTIYVGNLSFQAEEEDIREVFSEYGKVSRVSLPTDRETGRKRGFAFVDMESDAEEDAAIAELDGAEWLGRELKVNKAKPRESGGNRGNGR; translated from the coding sequence GTGACTATCTACGTGGGAAATCTGTCATTCCAGGCAGAAGAAGAAGATATCCGCGAGGTATTTTCCGAGTATGGAAAGGTCAGTCGCGTTAGCCTGCCAACTGATCGCGAGACAGGTCGAAAGCGAGGCTTCGCGTTTGTGGATATGGAGAGCGATGCAGAAGAGGATGCTGCGATCGCAGAACTCGATGGGGCAGAATGGCTCGGACGTGAGCTGAAGGTCAATAAAGCCAAGCCACGGGAAAGCGGTGGTAATCGGGGAAATGGCAGGTAA
- a CDS encoding (E)-4-hydroxy-3-methyl-but-2-enyl pyrophosphate reductase (IMG reference gene:2510097423~PFAM: LytB protein~TIGRFAM: (E)-4-hydroxy-3-methyl-but-2-enyl pyrophosphate reductase (IPP and DMAPP forming)), whose amino-acid sequence MDTKAFKRSLNSSENYHRKGFGHEDKVSGLMQAEYQSSLIQQIRENHYTLTRGDVTIRLAEAFGFCWGVERAVAMAYETRTHFPNERIWITNEIIHNPSVNQRLREMNVQFIPVEQGIKNFSVVDKGDVVILPAFGASVQEMQYLNENGCTIVDTTCPWVSKVWNTVEKHKKTQYTSIIHGKYNHEETIATSSFAGTYLIVLNMQEAEYVANYILSGGDRNAFMAKFNRACSQGFDPDRDLERIGIANQTTMLKGETEQIGKLLEHTMMKKYGPDQLNQHFLSFNTICDATQERQDAMFDLVQEKLDLMVVIGGYNSSNTTHLQEIAIDRGIPSYHIDSAARIKPGNQVEHKPLHRDLEVTNNWLPEGPITIGVTSGASTPDKVVEDVLEKIFELKVAAYAV is encoded by the coding sequence ATGGATACGAAAGCATTTAAGCGATCACTTAATAGTTCCGAAAATTACCACCGTAAAGGGTTTGGGCATGAGGACAAAGTTTCTGGCTTGATGCAGGCAGAGTATCAGAGTAGCCTAATTCAGCAAATTCGAGAGAACCACTACACACTCACTCGTGGCGATGTCACCATTCGGCTTGCTGAAGCGTTTGGGTTTTGTTGGGGAGTTGAACGTGCAGTTGCAATGGCGTATGAAACACGCACTCACTTTCCCAACGAGCGCATCTGGATCACCAATGAAATTATTCATAACCCATCAGTCAACCAACGCCTGCGGGAAATGAATGTGCAGTTCATTCCAGTTGAACAAGGCATTAAAAACTTTTCAGTGGTGGATAAGGGAGATGTGGTGATTCTGCCCGCGTTTGGAGCCAGTGTGCAAGAGATGCAGTATCTCAACGAAAACGGTTGCACCATTGTAGATACTACGTGCCCTTGGGTATCGAAGGTCTGGAATACAGTAGAAAAGCACAAAAAGACACAGTACACCTCCATTATCCACGGGAAATATAATCACGAAGAAACCATTGCAACCAGTTCCTTCGCTGGAACCTACTTGATTGTGCTGAATATGCAGGAAGCAGAGTATGTTGCTAACTATATTCTGAGTGGCGGCGATCGCAATGCATTCATGGCAAAATTTAACCGCGCTTGTTCTCAAGGGTTTGACCCCGATCGCGATTTGGAGCGCATTGGGATCGCGAATCAAACAACGATGCTGAAAGGGGAAACCGAGCAAATTGGAAAATTGCTGGAACACACCATGATGAAAAAATATGGTCCCGATCAGCTCAATCAACACTTTCTCAGCTTCAATACCATCTGCGACGCCACCCAGGAACGCCAGGATGCCATGTTTGACCTGGTGCAAGAAAAACTAGACCTGATGGTTGTGATCGGTGGTTACAATTCATCCAACACGACCCATTTGCAAGAGATCGCGATTGATCGAGGCATTCCCTCATACCACATTGATAGTGCCGCCCGAATCAAGCCAGGCAACCAAGTGGAACACAAGCCCCTGCATCGCGATCTGGAAGTGACTAACAATTGGCTCCCCGAAGGTCCAATCACCATTGGAGTAACATCTGGTGCTTCCACTCCTGACAAAGTTGTAGAGGATGTATTGGAAAAAATTTTTGAATTGAAAGTCGCGGCTTATGCCGTTTAA